AAGCCGTTGAGCTTGAAGCGTTCGTTACATCGACGCACCGGAGCTCAATGGAGGTATATGTCGTTGTTAGAGCAGAGAATCTGTTCACGGGTGAAAGAAGAGTGACCTGTACGGCTTTTTCAACCTTCGTAGCAGTTGATGAGAACGGCAAACCGGTTCCAGTGCCAGCAGCGATACCGGAAAATGAAGCGGAACAGAAATTGTTCGACAGTGCTCCGGAACGTTATGATTTACGTAAGAAGCGACGTTCCCAGCGCTATTCATCGACAGAATGACAAATGGGATGATACAATATACAACAAAAAAACTTTCGTCGAGGTGTGTACTCGTTGCGTAATTATTTAGATTTATTACAGGACGTATTGGATAACGGAGCAGTGAAGGAAGACCGAACAGGGACGGGCACGTTATCTGTATTCGGCAGACAGCTGCGATTCGATTTGGCTCAAGGCTTCCCCTTAGTTACAACTAAACGTATACATTTGAAATCAGTTGTCCATGAGCTTCTGTGGTTCCTTAGAGGGGACACGAATATTCAATATTTGAAAGAGCATGGGGTTAAGATATGGGACGAGTGGGCTGACGAAAATGGGGATTTAGGTCCCGTATACGGCTCACAGTGGAGAGCATGGGAGACACCTGACGGTCATACAATCGATCAGATCCAGCAGGTAGTGGACGGAATTAAGCGGAATCCCGATTCTCGCAGACATCTCGTTAGCGCTTGGAATGTCTCAGTCATTGACCAAATGAAGCTGCCGCCTTGTCATTTTGTTTTTCAATTCTATGTCGCTAATGGCAAATTGTCGTGTATGCTTACGATGCGGTCTATAGACACTTTCTTAGGGCTTCCGTTTAATATTGCTTCTTATGCTTTATTAACCCATATGATTGCACAGCAATGCGATCTAGAGGTCGGAGAGTTTGTATGGTCCGGAGGGGACACTCACATTTACAGCAATCATCTGGAGCAGGTGAAGCTGCAATTGACGAGAGAGCCGCTGCCTTTGCCTAAGCTAAATATTGTTCGTAAGCCAGATTCCATATTTGATTATAAGTTCGAGGATTTCGAATTCGAAGGCTACGAGCACCATCCAGCGATTAAAGCGCCGGTTGCCGTGTAAATTACAAGCTGGAAGAGGTTTTCAAAGATGACCATCACTCTTATTGCTGCAG
This portion of the Cohnella abietis genome encodes:
- a CDS encoding acyl-CoA thioesterase — its product is MTEDARPVSRSRSIMTELVFPTDTNHHGTMFGGTLMKYIDKISAIAAMRHSNKPVVTASTDSLDFLSPIRMGEAVELEAFVTSTHRSSMEVYVVVRAENLFTGERRVTCTAFSTFVAVDENGKPVPVPAAIPENEAEQKLFDSAPERYDLRKKRRSQRYSSTE
- the thyA gene encoding thymidylate synthase, with the protein product MRNYLDLLQDVLDNGAVKEDRTGTGTLSVFGRQLRFDLAQGFPLVTTKRIHLKSVVHELLWFLRGDTNIQYLKEHGVKIWDEWADENGDLGPVYGSQWRAWETPDGHTIDQIQQVVDGIKRNPDSRRHLVSAWNVSVIDQMKLPPCHFVFQFYVANGKLSCMLTMRSIDTFLGLPFNIASYALLTHMIAQQCDLEVGEFVWSGGDTHIYSNHLEQVKLQLTREPLPLPKLNIVRKPDSIFDYKFEDFEFEGYEHHPAIKAPVAV